The following proteins are co-located in the Dyadobacter chenwenxiniae genome:
- a CDS encoding chromate transporter: MTNENIRIKDLPPVYTISALTQYFLKLGTLGFGGPVALIGYMHRDLVEDKKWISEDEYREGLALAQLAPGPLAAQLGIYLGYVHYGVWGATLTGLAFVLPSFIMVVLLGMAYKVYGGLPWMQSVFYGVGSAVIGIISLSCYKLTIKSISKIEPEAIKSRWVLWIFFLTMAIVTAITQREEVWLFILLGFIYMVVKAPPKLLQRKHTSLSVILLAGTGFWQYEPGELVKLALFFTEAGAFVFGSGLAIIPFLQAGVVNEMGWLNEQQFLDSVAVAMITPGPVVITVGFIGFLVSGFAGAAVAALGVFLPCFVFTVLPAPYFKKISKNTSIKAFVDGITAAVVGALVGSVFVIATRSIVDGASALIAVTTILSLIYIKKLQEPYIILAAAIVGFCIKTYL; the protein is encoded by the coding sequence ATGACCAACGAAAATATCAGAATAAAAGATTTGCCGCCTGTTTACACAATATCTGCCCTGACCCAATACTTTTTAAAACTCGGCACATTGGGATTTGGCGGTCCGGTAGCCCTGATCGGCTACATGCACCGGGACCTGGTGGAAGACAAAAAGTGGATCAGTGAGGATGAATACCGCGAAGGCCTGGCGCTCGCGCAACTTGCCCCGGGCCCGCTGGCAGCCCAGCTGGGCATTTATCTTGGCTATGTGCATTATGGAGTTTGGGGAGCAACGCTTACCGGGCTGGCATTTGTGCTCCCATCCTTTATAATGGTTGTTTTGCTGGGTATGGCTTACAAGGTCTACGGCGGGCTTCCCTGGATGCAGTCGGTGTTTTACGGTGTCGGCTCTGCGGTGATCGGCATTATCTCGCTGAGTTGCTACAAGCTGACCATTAAGTCAATCAGTAAGATTGAGCCGGAAGCAATTAAAAGCAGGTGGGTTCTGTGGATCTTTTTTTTGACAATGGCAATCGTTACCGCCATCACGCAGCGAGAGGAAGTGTGGCTTTTCATCCTTCTCGGGTTCATTTATATGGTAGTAAAAGCACCTCCAAAATTGCTTCAAAGAAAGCATACTTCCTTATCGGTCATTCTTTTAGCCGGCACGGGTTTCTGGCAATACGAGCCCGGCGAGCTTGTCAAACTGGCTCTGTTCTTCACTGAGGCAGGCGCATTTGTATTCGGGAGCGGGCTGGCGATTATCCCTTTTTTACAAGCCGGTGTTGTGAATGAAATGGGGTGGCTCAACGAGCAGCAGTTCCTGGATTCTGTTGCGGTCGCAATGATCACGCCTGGTCCGGTGGTGATCACAGTAGGCTTTATCGGTTTTCTGGTTTCCGGCTTTGCCGGGGCGGCCGTAGCTGCCCTGGGTGTTTTTCTCCCATGCTTTGTTTTCACGGTCTTGCCTGCGCCCTACTTCAAAAAGATCTCAAAAAATACCAGTATCAAAGCGTTTGTAGACGGGATAACAGCAGCCGTAGTGGGTGCGCTGGTTGGATCGGTGTTCGTGATTGCTACTCGGTCCATTGTTGATGGCGCATCTGCGCTAATTGCCGTAACGACCATTCTTTCATTGATTTATATAAAAAAATTACAAGAACCTTACATCATCCTCGCGGCTGCCATTGTTGGCTTTTGCATTAAAACTTATCTATAA
- a CDS encoding sensor histidine kinase encodes MAKGKGIAGMSGIINPKSRWSYALTMPVFLVFFNYLMVGPGFISNWKIFTGSTLLNGFLLTITFFIQTEINNNIAQRYPRLDQTLRRILVSIAAHAALSGVFLMFIAWLYIGFGLFGSTLTVPRILTIYLVNVGAIMLVMGIQETINAIGRWKHHEVNRERLMKENVNVQLESLKAQVSPHFLFNTLNSLSTLIAEDPQKAEQFVDEMARVYRYLLQTNHASLDDSDLSQLTTLQKELSFIESYGHLLKTRYGDGMKLYVHVEKHLLNRRIPPLTLQLLVENAVKHNVIRASRPLTIFILSTQEGNLMVRNNLQKKTLTAGAENLESTGVGLVNIITKYKLLNEQQKDISQPVVESNHEFFTVILPLIA; translated from the coding sequence TGTTTTTCAATTATCTCATGGTCGGCCCCGGTTTTATCAGCAACTGGAAGATTTTTACAGGAAGCACATTGTTGAACGGTTTTCTGCTGACGATCACGTTTTTTATTCAAACTGAGATCAACAACAATATTGCCCAGCGTTACCCTAGACTGGATCAGACATTAAGGCGCATTTTGGTCTCCATAGCTGCACACGCGGCCCTTTCCGGTGTTTTTTTGATGTTCATAGCCTGGCTTTACATTGGCTTCGGGCTCTTCGGCTCTACACTCACAGTTCCGCGTATCCTGACCATTTACCTGGTCAATGTGGGTGCCATTATGCTGGTCATGGGAATCCAGGAGACGATTAATGCGATTGGCAGATGGAAACACCATGAAGTGAACCGTGAAAGATTGATGAAGGAGAACGTGAACGTGCAACTGGAAAGTTTGAAAGCGCAGGTCAGCCCGCATTTCCTGTTTAATACACTAAATTCATTGTCAACGCTGATCGCCGAAGATCCGCAAAAAGCAGAGCAGTTTGTGGACGAAATGGCGCGGGTCTATCGCTATTTATTACAAACCAATCACGCCTCCCTGGATGACAGCGATTTGAGCCAGCTGACGACTCTGCAAAAGGAGCTCTCTTTCATCGAATCTTACGGACATCTCTTAAAAACACGATACGGCGACGGAATGAAGCTTTATGTGCATGTGGAGAAACATTTGCTTAACCGCCGGATCCCACCATTAACATTGCAATTACTCGTCGAAAATGCCGTGAAGCACAATGTAATCCGCGCCAGCCGACCGCTTACGATTTTTATATTGAGCACGCAGGAAGGAAATCTGATGGTGCGCAATAATTTGCAGAAGAAAACACTGACCGCCGGTGCCGAAAACCTGGAATCGACCGGCGTGGGACTTGTGAACATTATCACCAAATACAAGCTGCTCAACGAACAGCAAAAGGATATTTCACAGCCCGTAGTAGAAAGCAATCATGAATTTTTTACAGTAATCCTCCCATTAATAGCCTGA
- a CDS encoding metallophosphoesterase family protein, producing MNSVLNKKYDKPVIKKHQPDDSYKFQPLPAPTGTYPYHFDLEEVQTLNDRDKLAFHMLGDTGSVRNPDFQKLVVAEMIKQYQQTDGTGKEPMFLYHLGDIVYNFGEASQYKRQFFEPYQKYPGPIFAIPGNHDSDVNPDSRVSYQSLDPFRAVFCDKQPQTVAFSGGAERKSMTQPHVFWSLITPVARIIGMYGNVTKFGVITPDQRKWLMEELRSADAERPEKAIILCIHHAPYSADVNHGSSLPMIQFFDGVFEQTSVRPDIVFSGHVHNYQRFSKRYFDGKTVPFIVAGGGGYDELHPVASTSDSRFTANNAAFNNVTLENYCDNKHGFLKVSLERTTKGIRITSEFYTLPHEQRVEPGMNAILADRFILET from the coding sequence ATGAATTCAGTCCTTAATAAGAAATACGACAAACCGGTTATTAAAAAACACCAGCCGGACGACTCCTACAAGTTCCAGCCATTGCCTGCTCCAACAGGAACGTATCCCTACCACTTTGATTTAGAGGAAGTTCAAACATTAAATGACCGTGATAAGCTAGCGTTTCATATGTTGGGCGATACGGGAAGTGTCCGCAATCCCGATTTTCAAAAGCTTGTGGTTGCCGAAATGATCAAGCAATATCAGCAAACGGATGGCACGGGCAAGGAACCGATGTTTTTGTATCATTTGGGCGATATCGTTTACAATTTTGGGGAAGCAAGCCAGTACAAAAGGCAGTTTTTTGAGCCCTACCAAAAATATCCCGGCCCTATATTTGCGATCCCGGGTAACCACGACAGCGACGTGAACCCTGATAGTCGCGTTTCCTATCAGAGCCTGGATCCGTTCCGGGCCGTTTTCTGTGACAAGCAGCCGCAAACTGTGGCTTTCAGCGGAGGCGCGGAACGAAAAAGTATGACGCAGCCTCATGTATTCTGGTCCCTTATTACGCCGGTTGCGCGCATTATCGGCATGTATGGGAATGTTACCAAGTTTGGTGTCATTACGCCGGATCAGCGCAAATGGCTGATGGAAGAGTTGCGGAGTGCGGATGCAGAGCGCCCCGAAAAGGCGATAATCCTTTGTATTCACCACGCACCTTATTCTGCGGATGTGAACCACGGTTCAAGCTTGCCGATGATCCAGTTTTTCGATGGGGTTTTTGAACAAACCAGCGTACGGCCCGACATTGTTTTCAGCGGTCACGTCCATAACTATCAGCGTTTTTCGAAGCGTTATTTTGATGGGAAAACGGTCCCGTTTATCGTTGCCGGTGGGGGTGGTTATGATGAGCTCCATCCCGTTGCGTCCACTTCCGATAGTCGTTTTACAGCTAATAATGCAGCTTTTAACAATGTTACCCTGGAAAATTACTGCGATAACAAGCACGGATTTTTGAAAGTATCCTTGGAAAGAACAACGAAAGGCATCCGCATCACCAGCGAATTTTACACCCTGCCGCATGAACAAAGGGTCGAACCAGGAATGAATGCTATCCTGGCCGACCGCTTTATTTTAGAGACCTGA
- a CDS encoding PQQ-dependent sugar dehydrogenase, with protein MTNLSPRFQRISRVFKNTAKLPALLLIAAFTIQDNPPKPDESRFTPIVVADNLDEPMVFEVLPDGSAYIIERKGALKKYNASTQSTNLIAMIPVNTKYVSKEGVSREAEEGLMGFTMDPNFEKNHWVYLYYAHPTEKKHILSRYELRDDQLVENSKKDVIEVVTQREVCCHTGGGMTWDKAGNLYLTVGNNTGNQKAAQTDEREGRASWDDQGHAGNTNDLRGKILKIHPEPDGSYTIPEGNLYPKGTAKTRPEIYSMGHRNPWRIAVDSKTGYLYWGEVGPDASEDSEIGPRGYDELNQARKPGNFGWPWFVGDDQAFPVYDYAANKPLAKKDPKNLVNNSPNNTGLKELIPTAPSFIYYPYGISEKFPAVGSGSRSATGGPVYHRSDFKAPKRPWPAYYENKWIAADFSRGWIMAISMNENGDYQSMERVLPAYHPVQPIDIKFGPSGDLYVLEYGSNWFRKSENSRLIRIEYNGGNRKPIVQVSTDKKGGTVPFQAKLSSAGTKDFDGDKLKYSWKITGNSGAARTFATAEPNVTFDKPGVYTASLTVTDAKGASNSQSLKIIAGNEPPKVAVNLEGNKTFFFPGKPIPYSIDVTDKEDGSLLEGKIKPEEIAVSIDYASEGFDYAEVIQSQRSVDASTQFAVAQVLIGKSDCKVCHQLDAKSVGPSFADISNKYKGKPGVTEKLVEKILKGGSGVWGEVAMAAHPALPVADAETIVKYILNSTDKTLSTLPVKGEYTPKIPAQDNGKGSVLIRAAFTDRSMSGNKAIPAQTTEEMIVLRSPELNAAEAPIVQGADMKALGTAGLGFSVVAFANSFLAFKETDLTDIKALELNAAAQKREGAMGGKIEIRLDSPTGTLVGEQQVEVAPEVDMAKLMAEMESQKKPGETVKPPRRPSRAPVLVNIKPTTGKHDIYIIFKNETAKPIEPLMTLSKVTFKQ; from the coding sequence ATGACAAACCTATCCCCCCGTTTCCAGCGAATTTCGCGCGTCTTCAAAAACACCGCCAAACTTCCCGCTCTTTTGCTGATCGCCGCATTTACGATCCAGGACAATCCGCCCAAACCCGACGAAAGCCGTTTCACACCCATTGTGGTAGCCGACAACCTGGACGAACCCATGGTTTTTGAAGTGCTTCCGGACGGTTCAGCTTACATTATTGAAAGAAAAGGTGCATTAAAGAAATACAATGCGTCCACCCAGTCCACCAATCTGATCGCCATGATTCCCGTTAACACCAAATATGTTAGCAAGGAAGGCGTTTCGAGGGAAGCTGAGGAGGGATTAATGGGTTTCACCATGGATCCGAACTTTGAGAAAAATCATTGGGTTTATCTTTACTATGCGCATCCAACAGAGAAAAAACACATTCTCTCACGCTACGAACTACGCGACGACCAGCTGGTTGAAAACTCCAAGAAAGATGTGATCGAAGTGGTGACACAGCGTGAAGTATGCTGCCACACTGGCGGCGGAATGACCTGGGACAAAGCTGGTAACCTGTATTTAACTGTCGGCAACAACACAGGAAACCAGAAAGCTGCTCAGACAGACGAACGGGAAGGACGCGCCAGCTGGGACGACCAGGGACATGCGGGCAATACAAACGATTTGAGGGGAAAAATCTTGAAAATACATCCCGAACCCGACGGCTCGTACACCATTCCCGAGGGCAACCTGTACCCGAAAGGAACTGCAAAAACACGTCCGGAAATTTATTCCATGGGCCATCGGAACCCTTGGCGCATTGCTGTGGACAGCAAAACCGGCTATTTGTACTGGGGTGAAGTGGGACCGGATGCCAGCGAGGATTCGGAAATCGGGCCGAGAGGTTACGATGAACTGAACCAGGCCAGAAAGCCCGGAAACTTTGGCTGGCCGTGGTTTGTAGGTGATGATCAGGCATTTCCGGTGTATGACTATGCTGCCAATAAGCCTTTGGCCAAAAAAGACCCTAAAAATCTGGTCAACAATTCACCGAATAATACGGGGTTGAAAGAGCTCATACCCACCGCGCCCAGCTTTATTTACTATCCTTACGGCATTTCCGAGAAATTCCCGGCAGTGGGATCCGGTTCAAGGAGTGCAACAGGCGGACCTGTTTACCACCGCTCCGATTTTAAAGCGCCCAAAAGACCCTGGCCAGCTTATTACGAGAACAAATGGATAGCAGCCGACTTTTCGCGAGGCTGGATTATGGCTATTTCCATGAACGAAAATGGAGATTACCAGTCCATGGAACGCGTGTTGCCTGCTTACCACCCGGTGCAGCCGATTGACATTAAATTCGGGCCTTCGGGTGATTTATATGTACTTGAATATGGCAGTAACTGGTTCAGAAAGAGCGAAAATTCGAGGCTTATACGCATTGAGTACAATGGCGGCAACCGCAAGCCGATCGTGCAGGTTTCGACGGACAAAAAGGGAGGAACCGTCCCGTTCCAGGCAAAGCTTTCCTCGGCAGGAACCAAGGATTTTGACGGGGACAAACTCAAATACAGCTGGAAAATCACAGGCAACAGCGGCGCAGCCCGGACATTCGCTACGGCTGAACCTAATGTAACATTTGATAAACCCGGCGTTTACACGGCAAGCCTGACTGTAACAGACGCAAAAGGTGCTTCCAATTCTCAATCTTTGAAAATCATCGCCGGCAATGAGCCGCCCAAAGTTGCAGTAAACCTGGAAGGCAATAAAACATTCTTTTTCCCTGGAAAACCCATTCCCTACTCCATCGATGTAACGGACAAGGAAGACGGAAGTTTGCTGGAAGGAAAGATCAAGCCGGAAGAAATTGCAGTAAGCATTGATTACGCTTCAGAAGGCTTTGATTATGCGGAAGTTATTCAAAGCCAGCGCAGTGTGGATGCGAGCACGCAGTTTGCGGTTGCCCAGGTTTTGATAGGGAAAAGTGACTGTAAGGTTTGCCATCAGCTGGATGCAAAATCCGTAGGACCTTCGTTTGCAGACATTTCCAATAAATACAAAGGCAAGCCGGGTGTAACGGAAAAACTGGTTGAGAAGATTTTGAAAGGCGGATCGGGCGTTTGGGGCGAAGTTGCTATGGCCGCTCATCCTGCGTTACCCGTTGCTGATGCGGAGACCATTGTAAAATACATTCTCAACAGCACAGATAAAACGCTGAGCACGTTGCCGGTAAAGGGCGAGTATACACCCAAAATTCCTGCACAGGATAATGGAAAAGGTTCTGTTTTGATCAGGGCGGCGTTTACAGACCGGTCAATGAGCGGAAACAAAGCCATTCCGGCGCAAACGACGGAAGAAATGATCGTGCTCAGAAGCCCGGAACTAAATGCGGCCGAAGCGCCCATCGTGCAAGGGGCGGATATGAAAGCATTGGGAACCGCTGGTTTAGGTTTCAGTGTCGTGGCTTTTGCAAACAGTTTCCTGGCATTTAAAGAAACAGATCTGACAGATATTAAAGCCCTTGAGCTTAACGCTGCGGCGCAGAAACGCGAAGGCGCAATGGGTGGCAAAATCGAGATCAGGCTTGATTCACCAACCGGAACGCTGGTAGGCGAGCAGCAAGTTGAAGTAGCGCCGGAGGTTGATATGGCCAAGTTAATGGCGGAAATGGAGAGCCAGAAAAAGCCTGGGGAAACGGTAAAACCGCCCCGTCGCCCTTCACGGGCACCCGTTTTGGTGAACATTAAACCAACAACAGGCAAACACGATATTTATATAATATTCAAAAACGAGACTGCAAAGCCGATTGAACCTCTGATGACGCTTTCCAAAGTTACTTTCAAGCAGTAA
- a CDS encoding heavy metal translocating P-type ATPase, protein METTFENHIKQTFPVLGMSCAACAVSVESTLKSVNGVHDAGVNYATQTAWADYDDSVTTTELQNAVRAIGYDLVVDVEDPHQVQQDAQSKHYNELKKRTILASLLSLPIVIIGMFFMEGSARALPYGNWIMMALAAPVVFMLGRTFFVNAFKQARHGRANMDTLVALSTGIAFLFSAFNTIYPEFWHARGLHAHVYFEAAAVVIAFILLGKLMEEKAKSNTSSALKKLMGLQPKTVTVIRDGLESGIPVADVKVGDSIVIKPGEKIPVDGVTTEGSSFVDESMISGEPVAVEKKQGEQVFAGTINQKGSFVFVAEKVGGDTILAQIIKMVQQAQGSKAPVQKLVDKIAGIFVPVVIGIAILTFIGWMLLGGENAFTHALMTSVTVLVIACPCALGLATPTAIMVGVGKGAENNILIKDAESLELAHKVNAIILDKTGTITEGKPAVTQIVWEKEIQDQTFSEQVLLAMESRSEHPLAEAVVNRLKKENVQKASLQSFDSVTGQGVRAVCNGADYFVGNKTLISEGAVAISSELVALAEKWQQEAQTVIYFADNTNVLAIIAIADKIKTTSKQAVEKLQHMGIEVYMLTGDNRQTAAAVAGQVGLRHYKAEVMPSEKAAFVKQLQAEGKIVAMVGDGINDSHALAQADVSIAMGKGSDIAMDVAKMTLITSDLNMIPKALNLSAKTVKTIRQNLFWAFIYNLIGIPVAAGVLYAVNGFLLDPMLAGAAMALSSVSVVGNSLRLKAMKL, encoded by the coding sequence ATGGAAACGACATTTGAAAATCATATAAAACAAACATTTCCGGTGTTAGGCATGTCATGCGCCGCATGTGCGGTGAGCGTTGAAAGCACGCTGAAATCCGTTAATGGCGTGCACGACGCGGGTGTAAATTACGCAACACAGACTGCCTGGGCCGATTATGATGATTCGGTAACCACTACTGAACTTCAAAATGCAGTCCGTGCGATTGGTTATGATCTGGTTGTGGATGTGGAAGATCCGCACCAGGTGCAGCAAGACGCGCAATCGAAGCATTACAATGAGCTGAAAAAACGGACGATCCTGGCATCGCTGCTTTCGTTGCCAATTGTCATCATTGGTATGTTTTTCATGGAAGGCTCGGCGCGCGCGCTGCCATATGGAAACTGGATCATGATGGCGCTAGCAGCGCCGGTTGTCTTCATGCTGGGCCGCACGTTTTTTGTTAATGCATTCAAGCAAGCCCGGCATGGAAGGGCAAATATGGATACGCTCGTTGCATTGAGTACGGGCATAGCCTTCCTTTTTAGTGCCTTCAACACTATTTATCCTGAGTTCTGGCATGCGCGGGGATTGCACGCACATGTGTATTTCGAGGCCGCTGCGGTTGTTATTGCATTTATTTTGCTGGGAAAGCTCATGGAGGAAAAGGCGAAGTCAAATACATCGTCTGCACTGAAAAAATTGATGGGCTTACAGCCTAAAACGGTTACCGTTATCCGTGATGGCCTTGAATCCGGGATCCCTGTTGCCGATGTAAAAGTGGGCGACAGCATTGTCATCAAGCCCGGCGAAAAAATTCCTGTGGACGGCGTTACAACAGAAGGAAGCTCCTTTGTGGATGAAAGTATGATCAGCGGGGAGCCGGTGGCCGTGGAAAAAAAGCAAGGTGAGCAGGTGTTTGCCGGTACGATTAATCAAAAAGGCAGCTTTGTTTTTGTAGCCGAAAAAGTAGGAGGAGACACCATTTTGGCGCAAATCATCAAAATGGTGCAACAGGCGCAGGGAAGTAAGGCACCGGTTCAAAAACTGGTTGATAAAATAGCCGGGATTTTCGTCCCCGTAGTCATTGGGATTGCGATCCTGACGTTCATCGGATGGATGCTTTTAGGAGGCGAAAACGCTTTTACGCACGCATTGATGACGTCCGTTACTGTGCTGGTGATTGCTTGTCCCTGCGCACTCGGTCTCGCAACGCCAACCGCCATCATGGTTGGAGTAGGGAAGGGGGCAGAAAATAATATATTGATCAAAGATGCGGAGAGTCTGGAACTCGCGCATAAGGTGAACGCCATCATCCTGGATAAAACCGGAACAATCACGGAAGGGAAGCCAGCGGTTACGCAGATCGTTTGGGAAAAGGAGATCCAGGACCAGACATTTTCCGAACAAGTTTTATTAGCCATGGAATCGCGCTCGGAACACCCGCTGGCCGAAGCTGTTGTCAACCGTTTGAAAAAGGAGAATGTTCAAAAAGCTTCTTTGCAATCGTTTGACAGCGTTACCGGCCAGGGTGTGCGGGCCGTGTGTAATGGTGCTGATTATTTCGTGGGGAACAAAACCCTGATTTCGGAAGGCGCTGTGGCGATCAGCAGTGAGCTCGTCGCGTTGGCGGAAAAATGGCAACAGGAAGCGCAGACGGTTATTTATTTTGCTGATAACACCAATGTGCTCGCGATCATTGCTATCGCAGACAAAATTAAAACCACGTCTAAGCAAGCCGTAGAAAAGTTGCAGCACATGGGTATTGAAGTTTATATGCTGACCGGTGATAACCGGCAGACGGCTGCCGCGGTGGCCGGGCAGGTTGGTTTACGTCACTACAAAGCAGAGGTTATGCCTTCCGAAAAAGCCGCTTTTGTAAAGCAACTGCAGGCAGAAGGCAAGATCGTGGCGATGGTGGGTGACGGGATCAATGATAGCCACGCTCTGGCGCAGGCCGATGTAAGCATCGCAATGGGAAAAGGCTCGGACATCGCCATGGATGTTGCCAAGATGACCCTGATCACCTCAGATCTGAACATGATTCCGAAGGCATTAAACTTGTCCGCAAAAACGGTTAAGACGATCAGACAGAACCTTTTCTGGGCATTCATCTATAACCTGATCGGCATTCCGGTCGCTGCCGGGGTGCTCTATGCCGTGAATGGATTCCTGCTCGATCCAATGCTCGCAGGCGCGGCTATGGCCCTGAGTTCGGTGTCGGTTGTGGGGAACAGCTTGCGTTTGAAGGCAATGAAATTATAG
- a CDS encoding LytR/AlgR family response regulator transcription factor — protein sequence MDALIVEDEDLSVRRLRKLLNETAPALLITGVTDSIEETVEWIKSNRKAGNADPDLIFLDIELSDGQSFEIFNRVQVTSTIIFTTSYDEYALQAFKLNSIDYLLKPVHRDDLQRALQKYENMRAQPGEESLEGIRKLLEGFQKSSKKEYRQRFLVKQGQKMLSIEVSEIAYFFTEERYSFFVTDSNQKLLVDYTLDELADVLDPAKFFRINRGMMVTHKSVDKIDPYFGSRLSLSLRPLHNKEALVSREKVGDFKHWMGK from the coding sequence ATGGATGCACTGATCGTTGAAGACGAAGATCTGTCTGTCAGAAGACTAAGAAAATTATTGAATGAAACTGCGCCCGCTTTGCTGATCACCGGCGTTACGGACAGCATTGAAGAAACCGTAGAATGGATTAAAAGCAACCGGAAGGCTGGTAACGCAGACCCGGACCTGATTTTTCTGGATATTGAACTTTCCGACGGGCAAAGTTTCGAGATATTTAACCGTGTGCAGGTGACCAGCACGATCATTTTCACGACCTCTTATGATGAGTACGCATTGCAGGCTTTTAAGCTGAACAGCATTGATTATCTGCTCAAACCGGTCCACCGCGACGATTTGCAGCGCGCACTTCAAAAATATGAAAACATGCGTGCACAGCCGGGTGAAGAGTCGCTGGAAGGGATCAGGAAATTATTGGAAGGTTTTCAAAAAAGCAGCAAAAAAGAATACAGGCAACGCTTTTTGGTAAAACAGGGACAAAAAATGCTGTCCATAGAGGTGAGTGAAATCGCTTACTTTTTCACAGAAGAGCGTTACAGCTTTTTTGTTACCGATTCCAACCAGAAACTCCTGGTGGATTACACATTGGACGAGCTTGCCGATGTGCTGGACCCCGCCAAATTTTTCCGCATTAACCGTGGCATGATGGTCACCCACAAATCGGTGGATAAAATAGATCCGTATTTCGGGAGCCGGCTTTCGCTGAGCCTGCGGCCTTTGCACAATAAGGAGGCGCTGGTAAGCCGGGAAAAAGTGGGCGATTTCAAGCATTGGATGGGAAAATGA
- a CDS encoding DUF2490 domain-containing protein — MKRVILILFVLFSIPSLGQKQVNKHSGVWLGYFNQTRISDKWGIWLDLHARRTDFLDRWSTQIIRPGITYYANDHLRFTAGYAYARSYPAAGLHTVRPENRLWQQVLWTSRQKRLQTQQWIRVEERFNRKIANDALQDGYNFNFRFRYLLNLMVPLNRDFIEPNTLFFAFNDEIHINAGKQITYNLFDQNRLFVGLGYQFTKGLNLQVGYMNQFQQLPSGNHFNSNNVLRVFVFHNLDIRSKK; from the coding sequence ATGAAGCGCGTTATTTTAATACTATTTGTCCTTTTTTCTATTCCATCCCTGGGCCAAAAACAGGTCAACAAACATAGTGGTGTTTGGCTGGGCTATTTTAACCAGACCAGGATTTCTGATAAATGGGGTATCTGGCTGGATCTTCACGCCCGGCGCACGGATTTTCTGGATCGTTGGTCTACACAGATCATTCGTCCCGGGATTACTTATTATGCCAATGACCACCTTCGGTTTACTGCTGGTTATGCTTACGCCCGCAGCTATCCTGCTGCTGGCCTGCACACCGTTCGGCCTGAAAACAGACTTTGGCAACAAGTACTTTGGACAAGCCGTCAAAAACGACTGCAAACCCAGCAATGGATCAGGGTGGAAGAGCGCTTTAATCGTAAAATTGCCAATGATGCATTGCAGGACGGCTACAATTTCAACTTTCGCTTCCGGTATTTGCTGAACCTGATGGTACCGCTGAACCGCGATTTCATCGAGCCGAATACATTGTTCTTTGCATTCAATGACGAGATTCATATCAATGCAGGCAAACAGATCACTTACAATCTCTTTGACCAGAACCGTTTATTTGTCGGATTAGGCTACCAGTTTACAAAGGGTCTGAATTTGCAAGTCGGTTACATGAACCAGTTCCAGCAACTTCCTTCCGGAAACCATTTTAACAGCAACAACGTGCTGCGTGTTTTTGTGTTCCACAATCTGGATATCAGGTCAAAAAAATAG